In Quercus lobata isolate SW786 chromosome 12, ValleyOak3.0 Primary Assembly, whole genome shotgun sequence, a genomic segment contains:
- the LOC115970203 gene encoding putative disease resistance protein At4g19050, translating into MSDQSPKQTMSQPSIEKTMSEQSPKQSKSEQADQTVRNKITEVLLPKDNASSPASALATEEDIVHDLMDEGVSTIVLTGEAGVGKTWMASEISKRAMQVGICFGTIWVFPNPEDLSFPITGDLKPHILSIAHQLSVLSTVEEWEDHSTVIDENITVNDEKKATDETGKSGDDTTFEDDEKEASEDSLKKKMSDKLEKMRSDKLEKLRFDLIQEVKNDMTDVLEKMRSDELEKKKLLSAELDKIGLDELEKMMVDMVRINELLSAEQPGKMISGIEKTRYENMISEFEKIISEKNERLSALLGKISEKEKMKSEVSEKVKSEIPEKGKEKTKSEVSEKEKEKVQEMNYFKYIQLLPQSDRVVFKFLITTRRKVTEPETGSNKKVFKIERLSDDDSSSLLGKKVKEKDQGHPDFETLYKEIAKKSKGALPADIKTLYEEIAKKSEGLPAIILMVAAALTHIEEHDFDSRVWLLKGALDEPESTLLGYVYDMLACTDMALMNCCWQSRQLFHKFGGINYEELIACWILEGYIDVNDQFDKAYEEGHCVLMKLIDRGILKLRVDGLVTMEGLALTVPDEHCHGCRTSSLGLATVPDDHCHGREISRLGLASILEYGKELGIGRVAPGEGMIKTPYGPKSWNKVSTLLIDGSRFSGEVLDTMFLQPMKNLQVLAIFNPRFRSLPSFLFENTDLRLLVLRGCDQLDNIDQIKNHEDLIVLEISGASSLQKIPDDFFLKMKQLESLNLSAVPFQSLPSSLSKLTKLRRLILQKCSELKTLPYLKEIPPNQKLKEIPPNQRLANLEVLDLSGSTSLKKITDKCLNLEKLQMLDLSQTQINHLPILKELKTLTRLILKNCKSITRLSKFDSLASLHNLGLSGSTTLKQIHHDDSFKNKGGLKVLDLSESGIDSLPSSFTNLSTLESFDLSGVSNLVKIRENIFAGMTCLRSLNLSNTKIEELPPSISNLKNLRQLLLSNCTLKTLPKTGGLTRLEKLDLSNASSLDKFEDGSFDHLTNLRYLNFSNTQITSLPSIAKLVKLRQLLLQNCVHLSELPSLDALEQLEELDLSVKETENKSSQSSQEPLAEPLKENEAKSPVKETEKKPSESSGEPSAPVKATEKKPSESSGEPSAEHLKETEAAKSPVKETEKKSSESSREPSKETEAKLSVEETEKKSSGSSGEPLAEPLKEVEARFLEKMVHLRLLNLSGTKLKIKIPLMSNLTSLTNLTELCLGGCKLSDTVPSLEMYTKLNVLDLSKTEIQSLPSLENLTNLRGLKLRGCKKLQQLPDLKSFKDLESLDLQETGVKEFPYWISELTHLKHLDLPDLNDLKTLDWERIKNLPEELNWDHCGIFKFNEERPCMSLSGRERF; encoded by the exons ATGTCGGACCAATCTCCAAAACAAACAATGTCCCAACCATCTATAGAAAAAACAATGTCAGAACAATCTCCAAAACAATCAAAGTCGGAGCAAGCTGATCAAACCGTGAGAAACAAAATAACGGAAGTACTCCTTCCCAAGGATAATGCTTCAAGTCCGG cATCTGCGTTGGCAACAGAAGAGGATATAGTGCATGATTTGATGGACGAGGGTGTGTCAACAATTGTTCTGACTGGAGAAGCTGGAGTAGGAAAAACTTGGATGGCGAGCGAGATCAGCAAACGGGCAATGCAGGTGGGCATATGTTTTGGGACTATTTGGGTGTTTCCGAATCCAGAGGATCTCAGCTTTCCGATTACAGGGGATCTCAAGCCTCATATCTTGAGCATTGCCCACCAGTTATCTGTACTTTCTACTGTTGAGGAGTGGGAAGATCATAGTACCGTCATTGATGAAAATATTACTGTCAATGATGAAAAGAAGGCAACGGATGAGACTGGGAAGTCGGGAGATGACACTACTTTCGAAGATGACGAAAAGGAGGCATCGGAAGATAgcctgaagaagaagatgtcTGATAAGCTTGAGAAGATGAGATCTGATAAGCTTGAGAAACTGAGATTTGATTTGATTCAGGAAGTGAAAAATGATATGACTGATGTGCTTGAGAAAATGAGATCTGATGAGCTTGAGAAAAAGAAACTTTTATCTGCTGAGCTTGATAAAATTGGACTTGATGAGCTTGAGAAAATGATGGTTGACATGGTTAGGATAAATGAACTTTTATCTGCTGAGCAGCCTGGGAAGATGATATCTGGGATTGAGAAAACGAGATATGAGAATATGATATCTGAGTTTGAGAAAATTATATCTGAGAAAAATGAACGTTTATCTGCTCTGCTTGGGAAAATatcagagaaagagaaaatgaaatctGAAGTATCAGAGAAAGTGAAATCTGAAATACCagagaaagggaaagagaaaacgAAATCTGAAGTatcagagaaagagaaagagaaa GTGCAAGAGATGAACTACTTCAAATACATTCAGCTGCTTCCTCAAAGTGATAGAGTTGTGTTTAAGTTTTTAATCACTACAAGAAGAAAAGTGACTGAGCCTGAGACTGGGAGCAACAAGAAAGTGTTTAAGATTGAACGCTTGTCTGATGATGATTCTTCGTCTCTATTGGGGAAGAAAGTCAAGGAAAAGGATCAAGGCCATCCAGATTTTGAAACATTGTATAAAGAAATTGCTAAAAAGAGCAAGGGTGCTCTGCCAGCAGATATTAAAACGTTGTATGAAGAAATTGCTAAAAAGAGCGAGGGTCTGCCAGCTATAATCCTTATGGTAGCAGCAGCCTTAACTCATATTGAAGAACATGATTTCGATTCGAGAGTTTGGTTGTTGAAAGGTGCTCTGGATGAACCAGAATCCACGCTACTGGGCTATGTGTATGACATGTTGGCTTGCACTGATATGGCTTTGATGAATTGTTGTTGGCAAAGTAGGcaattatttcataaatttgGAGGCATCAATTATGAGGAGTTGATAGCTTGCTGGATACTCGAAGGATATATTGATGTTAATGATCAGTTTGACAAGGCATATGAAGAGGGACATTGTGTTTTGATGAAGCTTATAGATCGTGGCATACTGAAATTACGCGTAGATGGTCTTGTTACCATGGAAGGACTAGCACTTACTGTTCCTGATGAGCATTGCCATGGTTGCCGGACGTCAAGCTTGGGATTGGCTACTGTTCCTGATGATCATTGCCATGGTCGTGAGATATCAAGACTGGGGTTGGCTAGTATTCTTGAGTATGGAAAGGAGCTAGGCATTGGGCGAGTTGCACCAGGGGAAGGCATGATAAAAACACCATACGGTCCTAAAAGTTGGAACAAAGTTTCCACACTCTTGATAGATGGAAGTCGTTTCTCCGGGGAAGTCCTTGACACAATGTTTCTTCAGCCCATGAAGAATCTCCAAGTTCTTGCCATTTTCAATCCCAGATTCAGGTCACTACCCTcgtttttgtttgaaaatactGACCTTCGCTTGCTTGTGCTCAGGGGCTGTGATCAATTGGATAACATTGATCAAATCAAAAACCATGAAGATTTAATCGTTCTGGAAATATCTGGTGCTAGCTCCTTGCAGAAAATTCCAGATGATTTTTTCCTGAAGATGAAACAACTTGAAAGCCTCAATCTCTCTGCAGTCCCGTTTCAATCACTGCCTTCTTCACTTTCCAAGCTAACTAAACTACGTCGTCTCATCCTTCAAAAGTGTTCTGAATTGAAAACACTACCATACCTAAAAGAAATACCACCAAACCAAAAACTTAAGGAAATACCACCAAACCAAAGACTTGCCAACCTTGAGGTCCTTGACCTTTCTGGTTCtacttctttgaaaaaaattacagaCAAATGCTTAAATCTTGAGAAACTTCAAATGCTTGACCTTTCCCAAACCCAAATTAACCATTTGCCCATTCTGAAAGAACTTAAAACACTCACTCGGCTCATATTAAAAAACTGCAAATCCATAACCAGATTGTCCAAATTTGATTCGTTAGCTTCTCTCCATAATCTGGGTCTTTCTGGTTCTACTACACTGAAGCAAATCCATCATGATGATTCCTTTAAAAACAAAGGTGGCCTCAAAGTCCTTGATTTATCTGAATCTGGAATTGATAGTTTACCTTCCAGTTTTACAAACCTTTCTACTCTTGAGTCGTTTGATCTTTCTGGTGTCTCTAATTTGGTCAAAATCCGAGAAAATATCTTTGCAGGGATGACATGTCTTCGTAGTCTCAACCTCTCAAACACTAAAATTGAAGAACTGCCACCATCCATTTCCAATCTTAAGAACCTTCGTCAGCTCCTTCTAAGTAATTGCACATTGAAAACATTGCCGAAAACGGGAGGGCTTACTAGACTTGAGAAACTTGATCTTTCTAATGCCTCTAGTCTGGATAAATTCGAAGACGGATCCTTTGACCATTTGACTAACCTCCGCTATCTCAACTTCTCAAACACCCAAATTACAAGTCTACCATCTATAGCCAAACTCGTGAAGCTTCGCCAACTTTTGCTACAAAATTGTGTACACTTGTCTGAGTTGCCGTCCTTGGATGCCCTTGAACAACTGGAGGAGCTTGATCTATCAgtaaaagaaacagaaaataaatccTCTCAATCTTCTCAAGAACCTTTGGCAGAGCCTTTGAAAGAAAATGAGGCTAAATCACCAGTgaaagaaacagaaaagaaaCCTTCCGAGTCTTCTGGAGAACCTTCGGCACCAGTAAAAGCAACAGAAAAGAAGCCCTCTGAGTCTTCTGGAGAACCTTCGGCAGAGCATTTGAAAGAAACTGAAGCTGCTAAATCACCAgtaaaagaaacagaaaagaaatcctCTGAGTCCTCTAGAGAACCTTCAAAAGAAACTGAAGCTAAATTATCAGTAgaagaaacagaaaagaaatcctCTGGGTCTTCTGGAGAACCTTTGGCAGAGCCTTTGAAAGAAGTTGAAGCAAGATTCTTAGAGAAGATGGTCCACCTTAGGCTGCTCAACCTATCAGGAACAAAACTTAAGATTAAGATACCTCTAATGTCCAACCTCACCAGCCTCACCAACCTTACCGAGCTTTGCCTAGGAGGTTGTAAACTTTCAGATACTGTTCCAAGTTTGGAAATGTATACAAAGCTAAATGTTTTGGATCTTTCAAAGACAGAAATTCAATCTTTACCATCACTTGAGAATCTCACCAATCTCCGTGGTCTAAAGTTAAGAGGTTGTAAAAAATTACAGCAACTACCAGATCTGAAGTCATTTAAAGATTTGGAGTCTCTTGATTTACAAGAGACTGGGGTCAAAGAATTTCCCTATTGGATCTCAGAGTTGACTCATTTGAAGCACCTTGATTTACCAGACTTAAATGATCTTAAAACACTTGATTGGGAGAGGATAAAGAACTTACCAGAGGAGCTAAACTGGGATCATTGTGGCATCTTCAAGTTCAATGAAGAGAGGCCTTGCATGTCATTGAGTG GAAGGGAAAGATtctag